A window of Tripterygium wilfordii isolate XIE 37 chromosome 7, ASM1340144v1, whole genome shotgun sequence contains these coding sequences:
- the LOC120002153 gene encoding auxin-induced protein 15A-like — translation MGIRFPTILTKQILRRSSTSMDVPKGFLAVYVGETEKKRFVVPVSYLNEPSFQELLTKAEEEFGFDHPMGGLTIPCREDIFVCVTSQINRS, via the coding sequence ATGGGTATTCGTTTTCCTACAATTCTTACCAAGCAAATTCTGCGGCGATCTTCAACATCTATGGATGTGCCCAAAGGATTCTTAGCAGTATATGTGGGGGAGACTGAGAAGAAGAGATTTGTGGTTCCAGTATCCTATCTCAACGAGCCTTCCTTCCAGGAATTGCTCACTAAAGCTGAAGAAGAATTTGGTTTTGATCATCCAATGGGTGGTTTGACAATTCCCTGTAGAGAAGACATTTTCGTTTGTGTTACTTCTCAAATAAACAGATcatga
- the LOC120002155 gene encoding auxin-responsive protein SAUR23-like encodes MGIRFPTILAKKILRRSSTSIDVSKGFLAVYVGETEKKRFVVPVSYINQPSFQELLSKAEEEFGFDHPMGGLTIPCGEDTFISVTSRINRL; translated from the coding sequence ATGGGTATTCGATTTCCTACCATTCTGGCTAAGAAAATTCTGAGGCGATCTTCGACATCTATAGATGTATCCAAAGGGTTCTTAGCAGTATATGTTGGGGAGACTGAGAAGAAGAGATTTGTGGTACCTGTATCGTATATCAACCAGCCTTCATTCCAGGAGTTGCTAAGCAAAGCTGAAGAAGAGTTCGGTTTTGATCATCCAATGGGTGGTTTGACAATTCCCTGTGGAGAAGACACTTTCATTAGTGTTACTTCCCGGATAAACAGATTATGA
- the LOC120002154 gene encoding auxin-induced protein 15A-like, translating into MGIRFPSVLTKQILRRSSTSMDVPRGFLAVYVGETEKKRFVVPVSYLNEPSFQELLSKAEEEFGFDHPMGGLTIPCREDIFICVTSLINRS; encoded by the coding sequence ATGGGTATTCGTTTTCCTTCAGTTCTTACCAAGCAAATTCTACGGCGATCTTCAACATCTATGGATGTGCCCAGAGGATTCTTAGCAGTATATGTGGGGGAGACTGAGAAGAAGAGATTTGTGGTTCCAGTATCCTATCTCAACGAGCCTTCCTTCCAGGAATTGCTTAGTAAAGCTGAAGAAGAATTTGGTTTTGATCATCCAATGGGTGGTTTGACGATTCCCTGTAGAGAAGACATTTTCATTTGTGTTACTTCTCTAATAAACAGATcatga
- the LOC120002152 gene encoding auxin-induced protein 15A-like, whose translation MGFRLPGVLAKQILLRRSSTSMDVPKGFLAIYVGSETQKKRFVVPVSYLKHPSFQDLLSKSEEEFGYDHPMGGLTIPCTEDIFMDVTSRLSIL comes from the coding sequence ATGGGTTTCCGGCTACCTGGTGTTCTTGCTAAGCAGATTCTTCTACGACGGTCTTCCACATCTATGGATGTACCAAAAGGGTTCCTAGCTATATATGTTGGGTCAGAGACACAGAAGAAGAGATTTGTGGTTCCAGTATCCTATTTGAAGCATCCTTCATTTCAAGATTTGCTAAGTAAATCTGAAGAAGAATTTGGTTATGATCATCCAATGGGTGGTTTGACAATTCCTTGCACAGAAGACATTTTCATGGATGTCACTTCTCGCTTAAGCATATTGTAG
- the LOC120002131 gene encoding uncharacterized protein LOC120002131, which yields MAKTDNNDPEKSEITKMQNHWHDDPSDPLYLHHSDQPGLILVTQSLNQENYPLWSHAMLMALIAKNKDGFIDGTVTKPVTGSTAEVKQWTRCDLLVKGWILNTVTPAIGQSVMYNDSALAVWNELKELLSTTNSVYLFHIEQEIHDCLQGNMTIGEYYTKLKSLWDKRDALCPLPPCSGDIAKTLHQYQQTQRTIKFLMGLNEVYAATRGQILLMDPLPPANKVFSLVNQDEKQRVISSQGLGKAPEAAAFTARERFNHTGKAPLSHLSTIRCHRCHLTGHSTENCRAHLKCDYCGHKGHTIDICRKLKRANSHGDKSNHLNTNSHSRSKAYHVSFQPDNTDSTPPSYNLTADQYHDLLALIDQNKVGNMASQVNAATTMSNVSGPTIGGDDWDGN from the exons ATGGCAAAGACCGACAACAATGACCCAGAAAAATCTGAGATAACCAAGATGCAAAACCATTGGCACGATGATCCAAGTGATCCTCTCTATCTTCACCACTCGGACCAACCTGGTCTTATCCTGGTGACCCAATCGCTGAATCAAGAGAACTATCCTCTTTGGAGTCATGCCATGCTCATGGCCCTTATTGCCAAGAACAAAGACGGTTTCATCGATGGAACCGTGACCAAACCTGTCACAGGATCCACGGCAGAGGTAAAGCAATGGACTCGTTGTGATcttcttgtcaaaggatggatcctcaaCACAGTAACCCCTGCAATCGGACAAAGCGTCATGTACAATGATAGTGCTCTTGCCGTCTGGAATGAACTAAAGGAACTACTCTCTACCACCAACAGTGTGTACCTTTTTCACATTGAGCAGGAAATCCATGATTGCTTGCAAGGCAACATGACCATTGGTGAATACTACACCAAGCTCAAAAGTCTCTGGGACAAACGAGATGCACTTTGTCCTCTACCACCTTGTAGTGGGGATATTGCCAAGACTCTACATCAATACCAACAGACACAACGTACCATCAAGTTCCTTATGGGACTCAATGAGGTTTATGCAGCAACACGTGGTCAAATTCTTCTCATGGATCCACTACCTCCTGCTAACAAAGTGTTCTCTCTTGTCAATCAAGACGAAAAACAACGAGTCATCTCCTCACAAGGTCTGGGTAAAGCACCAGAGGCAGCAGCTTTCACCGCTAGAGAAAGGTTCAATCATACAGGGAAAGCTCCTTTGTCCCACCTCTCCACTATCCGTTGCCATCGTTGCCACCTTACTGGTCACTCCACTGAAAACTGTCGGGCACACTTAAAATGTGACTACTGCGGACACAAAGGTCACACAATCGATATTTGCCGCAAGCTTAAGAGGGCCAACTCTCACGGTGATAAGAGTAATCATTTGAACACAAACTCTCATTCTCGTTCAAAGGCTTATCATGTAAGTTTTCAACCAGACAATACTGATAGCACACCACCTTCCTACAACCTCACGGCAGATCAATATCATGATCTCCTTGCTCTTATTGATCAAAACAAAGTAGGAAACATGGCTAGTCAAGTGAATGCGGCAACTACAATGAGCAACGTTTCAG GACCAACGATCGGGGGagatgattgggatgggaaCTGA
- the LOC120002534 gene encoding uncharacterized protein LOC120002534, producing the protein MGIRFPIILAKQILRRSSTSMDVPKGFLPVYVGETEKKRFVVPVSETLFVNKQTQIEFSTTIFSLVYKLSQVFAFSTESFIQTIPYQSSFHPQRYTKKKRWVFRLPSVLAKQILRRSSISIDVPKGFLAIYVGSETQKKRFLVPVSYLKHPSFQDLLRKSEEEFGYDHPMGGLTIPCTEDTFMDVTSRLSIL; encoded by the exons ATGGGTATTCGTTTTCCTATCATTCTGGCTAAGCAAATTTTGAGGCGATCTTCAACATCTATGGATGTACCCAAAGGGTTCTTACCAGTATATGTTGGGGAGACTGAGAAGAAGAGATTTGTGGTACCTGTATC GGAAACTTTGTTTGTCAACAAACAGACACAAATTGAGTTTTCAACCACCATATTCTCT TTGGTTTACAAACTAAGCCAAGTCTTTGCATTCTCAACTGAAAGCTTTATTCAAACCATCCCCTATCAAAGTTCTTTTCATCCACAAAGATATACCAAGAAAAAGAGATGGGTTTTCCGGCTACCTAGTGTTCTTGCTAAGCAGATTCTACGACGGTCTTCCATATCTATAGATGTACCAAAAGGCTTCCTAGCTATATATGTTGGGTCAGAGACACagaagaagagatttttggttCCAGTATCCTATTTGAAGCATCCTTCATTTCAAGATTTGCTAAGGAAATCTGAAGAAGAGTTTGGTTATGATCATCCAATGGGTGGTTTGACAATTCCTTGCACAGAAGATACCTTCATGGATGTCACTTCTCGCTTAAGCATATTGTAG
- the LOC120002156 gene encoding uncharacterized protein LOC120002156, producing the protein MAPPPGPYSGTSTLALVARVSAFSVGVVYGSLKLKYLKAKAKSQKKAEAKDHH; encoded by the exons ATGGCGCCGCCTCCTGGACCCTACTCCGGCACTAGCACTCTCGCTTTG GTGGCTCGAGTTTCTGCATTTTCTGTCGGAGTCGTTTATGGGAGTCTCAAGCTCAAGTACCTCAAG GCAAAGGCAAAGTCTCAGAAGAAAGCCGAAGCCAAGGATCACCACTGA
- the LOC120002130 gene encoding amidophosphoribosyltransferase, chloroplastic-like, protein MAATASTTNAKPSSISSSRTNSSVKPCPRITHLSIPPKTLSKPSCFPQKHFVSHAHRNSFAIHSKNPISDLVLTKNNDPDGFFSFSDDDDKPREECGVVGIYGDPEASRLCYLALHALQHRGQEGAGIVSVSDNVLHSITGVGLVSDVFSQSKLGQLPGDMAIGHVRYSTAGASMLKNVQPFVAGYRFGSVGVAHNGNLVNYKTLRAMLEDNGSIFNTSSDTEVVLHLIAISKVRPFFLRIVDACEKLEGAYSMVFATEDKLVAVRDPYGFRPLVMGRRSNGAVVFASETCALDLIEATYEREVFPGEVVVVDKDGVRSLCLMPHPEPKQCIFEHIYFSLPNSIVFGRSVYESRHAFGEILATEAPVDCDVVIAVPDSGVVAALGYAAKAGVAFQQGLIRSHYVGRTFIEPSQKIRDFGVKLKLSPVRGVLEGKRVVVVDDSIVRGTTSSKIVRLIKEAGAKEVHMRIASPPMIASCYYGVDTPSSEELISNRMSVEEIREYIGSDSLAFLPMDSLKKLLGEDYPSFCYACFTGKYPVLPKEDKVKRVGDFVDDGLNGSVEFIDGGWVQGPPRQQSDSEGEVQKLSFL, encoded by the coding sequence ATGGCAGCCACCGCCTCCACCACCAACGCCAAGCCCTCTTCGATTTCCTCATCTCGTACGAATTCATCTGTAAAGCCTTGCCCTCGGATAACCCATCTTTCAATCCCCCCCAAAACCCTCTCTAAACCCTCATGTTTCCCTCAGAAGCACTTTGTTTCCCATGCCCACCGAAATTCCTTCGCTATTCACTCCAAAAACCCCATCTCTGACCTTGTATTGACAAAGAACAATGACCCAGATGGCTTTTTTAGCTTTAGTGATGATGACGATAAGCCCCGGGAAGAGTGCGGCGTTGTGGGTATTTATGGGGACCCTGAGGCGTCGAGGTTGTGCTATTTGGCTCTTCATGCTCTGCAACATCGTGGCCAAGAAGGTGCTGGTATTGTTTCTGTTAGTGACAATGTTCTTCATTCAATAACTGGTGTTGGGTTGGTCTCTGATGTGTTTAGTCAATCGAAATTGGGTCAATTACCTGGTGATATGGCAATTGGGCATGTTAGGTATTCGACTGCTGGTGCGTCGATGCTTAAAAATGTCCAGCCCTTTGTTGCTGGGTATAGGTTTGGGTCTGTTGGGGTTGCACACAATGGGAATTTGGTTAATTATAAGACATTGAGAGCCATGCTTGAAGATAATGGGTCAATTTTTAATACTAGCTCTGATACTGAGGTTGTTTTGCATTTGATTGCAATATCAAAGGTGAGACCTTTCTTCTTGAGGATTGTTGATGCTTGTGAGAAGCTTGAGGGGGCTTATTCTATGGTGTTTGCAACAGAAGATAAGTTGGTTGCTGTTCGCGACCCATATGGGTTTAGGCCTTTGGTGATGGGGAGAAGGAGCAATGGTGCTGTTGTGTTTGCATCTGAGACTTGTGCACTTGATTTGATTGAAGCTACATACGAGAGAGAGGTTTTTCCCGGGGAGGTTGTGGTGGTGGACAAGGATGGTGTTCGGTCTCTTTGCCTAATGCCCCACCCTGAGCCGAAGCAGTGTATTTTTGAGCATATTTACTTTTCGTTGCCGAACTCCATTGTCTTTGGAAGGTCTGTTTATGAGTCACGTCATGCATTTGGTGAAATATTAGCCACAGAGGCTCCTGTTGATTGTGACGTCGTGATTGCTGTGCCAGATTCTGGGGTGGTGGCTGCTCTTGGTTATGCTGCGAAAGCAGGGGTGGCATTTCAACAAGGATTGATAAGGTCACACTATGTTGGAAGGACCTTCATTGAGCCCTCACAGAAGATTAGGGACTTTGGGGTCAAACTTAAGCTCTCTCCGGTGCGGGGAGTATTGGAGGGGAAGAGGGTGGTTGTTGTGGATGATTCAATTGTGAGGGGAACTACCTCTTCAAAGATTGTTAGGTTGATCAAGGAAGCCGGGGCTAAGGAGGTTCATATGAGGATTGCAAGTCCACCGATGATTGCTTCTTGTTATTATGGAGTGGACACCCCTAGTTCAGAGGAGTTAATATCAAACAGAATGAGTGTGGAGGAGATTAGAGAGTATATTGGTAGTGATTCACTTGCATTTCTTCCAATGGATAGCTTGAAAAAGTTGTTGGGCGAGGATTACCCGAGCTTTTGTTATGCCTGTTTCACTGGGAAGTACCCTGTTCTGCCTAAGGAGGATAAAGTGAAACGAGTTGGTGATTTCGTGGATGATGGCTTGAACGGAAGCGTTGAATTCATTGATGGTGGTTGGGTTCAAGGGCCTCCTCGTCAGCAGAGTGATTCAGAAGGTGAAGTTCAGAAGTTATCATTCTTGTAA